In Podospora pseudocomata strain CBS 415.72m chromosome 4, whole genome shotgun sequence, the genomic stretch GGGTCGTCTGCACCgaaccaaacaccaactccGCCGCAAGCGCCTGCTTTTCCGTTACCAGGCGGCGCGCCGTCTGTGTATACCATCGTTATCTTACCGTCAGTGCTGGGCGCCTTTGACTTTTTCCTGGGTagcacaacctcctcctcctcatcgatCTCAAGCCCACGTTTGCGTGTGGGCTGAGATTTAGCAGACTGAGCTTGGTTGGATCCAGCTGGGTAGGCCCCGAGATAATCCTCCGCCTCAGCACGCGTGTCGAACTTTCGAAAGACTGGTCTCGTGAACCCAGTCGTTTGCATCTGCGCGCTGTCCCAATCTGTGTATACACCGGGCTTGTGTCCCCGAGCCACGGCATAGAACCGAGTGATTTTACCGGGGGCCGCAGGCGCACCATCCACccatgctgctgcttcatCGCGCGAGAGGAAGCTCTTGTCTGGTGAACCTGGGGATTAGCAAGGCAGATGGGGTGATCTGGACGTTGAGGAAGCTTACGGACAGCACCACTAACGGCGATCACCTTTTGGCATTCTTCCCACGACTCGTAAACACCAGGCTCGATGCCGACTCGGACACCGTAGAACTtcttgggtttgggtggcATTCTGAAGCAAGCTATTGcgatgggtggtggatgcaAACGAATCAAGGCCGCCAACAGTCCGGTGCGATATCTGGCTTTGGACCCGCGATTGCGAGTCAGAAATGCGAGGTTTGGCAGAGTGGTATCAGCATTAACTGAGTGTCCTGGATAAGTAGGTACGTGAGGCTCGCCGTCAAATTGCTGCCTGCCTATACTAGACGGGGTGGCTTGGAAGCGCGACGCGGCACGGGGTCACGGGACGATAAGTGGAAGATACCGCAAGCGATAAGAGACAACAGACTTTCTGCTTACCTAATTATCATTCCATACTACCAAAGTAAACTTGTTTGATCTTTCCTCCACCACAGGAATACTGTGGAGGGAGCACATATAGATCATTCTCAGCCCTAGTATACCATGCTAAGTACCTAGTATCATAACCTCAAGACCCCGAGCAGTCTTAAGCTAGTACCGTTCCTGTATGCCTGAATTGAGAGAGGGGCTAAAAGCTACTCATGTAAAGTGCAAAAGATTTAACGTTACTCGGCAAACAAAAAGACTAGACATGAATCCGCGATTTTGACGCGTGACCTACCAGACTGCAGCCGGTTGCTCCACCCCCAATTAGCTACTCGTCCTTGGCTAGTTATTATCTTGTTCGATGGAATACTCGCAGCAACAATCAAGTCTAGAAGGAGACCTTTTCCGAGGTTGATATTTACCTGTGCAGCATCCATTAGTACTGCCCGCAAGATGAACACATTGTTCACAATGTCTCTCGACAAGGTCCTGCCATGCGTCCTCCAATGGTCATGTCAGATAGGATCATCGTGaaggggacgggggtggtTGCAATGCAAGTACGGAACGTAGGCGTCTTGATCGGATTGTCTTCCATCGGGCATGGCTATGTGGATCGGCGCTTCAATATGTCGAAAAGGGCGTTTTCAGGCGTCTGAGAGCAACAGAATGACTTCACGGTGCAGGTTCAGGGCAATTTATATCCTTTAGTGCCAGGAAATAACCTAGATGGGTCCCTTGAGACCTTGCACCGTATTTCGGACGTGACATCAAAGACCCGTCCAATCTTCTGCAATGTAAGACGGGCTTCAAACAGGTCATATTCATATTTCTTCATCTGTCTTATCTCTACGCCTTCATGCATGCAGCTCATGGGACTGGACTTGGCTGCAGCCGATGTGCTTGAAGGGCGACCGTCGCAAGAAACTGAATACTACTCGGTGAGCGGGTGTCCGTTTGCCAACGGCACCCCCATGAAGGGGATTAAACGGTGGAACAACGCGAGTCTTTGCAACAATGGCATCATTCGACAACGGGGACATATTGTGGTCCGTACCTCCAATGAAAGTTGATTTCATATCTGCGCTACACGACTAGTTCATGGGCATTATGAGTCGACAGCCCAAGCTGGGCCATCTGTCCGCAAAGCAGAGATGAGAATGGCGGCAGAAAGGGCTCGCTCCAACTAGCTATCATGTCTCTTTGCCTTAGTTCGCGGTTTCATGCCCGGATGAATCTCCAGTGTTGACATTCGTCCTGTAAAGAGGCTCTGGATCATTCACCACCCAAACTCGAGTGAAATCTCGAAAAGGACAAGATCGGCATGTTGATAACACAGAACCAGGGACGGGGCAGACTTTGCATGAGATTCGGCAGGTATAGCAAGGTTACGGCGCAGGTCCGTCGGGACCGGAGTACGGCAAGGTGGGAGGGTGGCATCGAGATGGAACAGGGGAAGGTCCGTGCCGCCAGAGGCTGGTATAAGGAACGTATTTGAGATTGACTTCAATCACTCATTGCAGGGCACGTCCGAGAATACGCGTGCCATTTCATCCAATCTTGACATAACACCTTCCAAGCCCTTCT encodes the following:
- a CDS encoding hypothetical protein (EggNog:ENOG503NU3Q; COG:L), which encodes MPPKPKKFYGVRVGIEPGVYESWEECQKVIAVSGAVHKSFLSRDEAAAWVDGAPAAPGKITRFYAVARGHKPGVYTDWDSAQMQTTGFTRPVFRKFDTRAEAEDYLGAYPAGSNQAQSAKSQPTRKRGLEIDEEEEVVLPRKKSKAPSTDGKITMVYTDGAPPGNGKAGACGGVGVWFGADDPRNVSERLAGPLQTNQRAELTAILRALQLVDLDSPIDIRTDSQYSIDCVTKWYVSWVKKGWKTAGGTPVKNADLVKAIRDLMEDREAKGTITILTKVVGHSGDYGNDQADRLAVLGAQLPALDEKGLGE